CCTGCCTTGGCAAGAGTCAGTCCAACAGCCTCATTTAATGGAATAAATGACTTGTTTTCACACGCTGTTCTGGGGGACCTCTGCCTAAGACAGTGGTGACTTCATTCCTGCTTTACGCTTTGCAGCCAGGCACTGAGTCAGGATCCCAGGAACAGAAAGGATCAGGGAAGGGGGCCTGCctaagcatgggctctggaggcctgagggcttgggttcaaatcccagctccacaacCAGCTGTTCCACTCTTGGGAGGGTCACTTCACCTGCCTAGGTGTCAGTTTCATCACCTGACGACTATTTATCAGATCACCCCCCACAGGGGTTGTTGAAATGATTATATGTTTAATCCAAGCTCCTGGCACATAATTCACTACTGGAGCCCATCCTCTCTCCACAGCTTTGCCCCAACAAagtgcacatgcacacgcacacaatacacacacacatgtgcactccCTGAGAAAGACAGCAGAGGCTGGGCCAGGTAGCACACAGGTCCTTTATTTCCTTCACTGGCACGTACATGGGCTGGCAAGCAACAGGAGCGTGAGAAGCACCGTGGGGAGGTGGGCAGATACCGATGGGGGCCTGAGCCCCCGACTCCAGGTGTTTATGAGTAAAGGGTGGGAAAGGGCGAAACATCTAGAACAAGGAAACAAGGGGCACTGAGGAGAGGACGTGGTGGGGAGTGACAGGGCCTTGGGAGGGAGCCTGGACACTCACAGGCCACaggcggggaggtggggaggggaggagaggggaggggagggagccctGCACCCCCATCCCGGGCAGAGGGAGTCCTCGCCCACACAGACAGATGCTTCTGGTTACACACAGCACTTAGGGACTCAGAAGAAAGAGCCAAGAACCTGGAAAGACGACCAGGTCCCTAAAAGTCACCAAGGACTGGGAAGCCACCTCTGATTTGGGGGTCAAGGGGTGAGGGGCATGTAGTGAGCAAGGTGCTCAAAACAACTTCCTACACCCCGGGCCTGAGCCCTGCCCCAGCTCAGAGCCGAGTCTGGTAGCTGGTGGGCCTCCCCTTGGGCTTCTTACACCCCCTGGGCTTCTTACGCCCCTGGGGCCACCAAGTGatccaggcccagcagccacagctTTTGCACCAGCTGCAGAACGAGGGCCGGGGTTCCTTCAGCCTGTCCCAGAAGAGGGTCAAGGCTTGGGCCCTCAAGTTCCGGCCCAGGTTCATCAGGACAGCGGGTGGGCTGGTGACAGATCGGGGGTCCGGTTTCTGAGCAAGGGAAGGAGgtctggggagggtggggctTGGCCAGGCAGCGGAAGGAGGGGCCTCAGGCTGTCTGTGGGGCCTCTGCAGGCTGCTGGGAAACAGCAAAGCCTGGAAGAGAAGGGGGTGGACGTGAACTGGGGGCCTGAGGACCACAGGTCTGGCCTGGGCAGCAGGCAGGGGCTAGGCCTGGGCAGCTATATCAGAAGGAGACAGCCACCATTGAGAGTTATGCAGGTTGTCCACTGCCCAGCCATAGAGGTCACCATTCAGTTTACAACCTGCACAGCCTTACATGGCGACCCTGATGAGGCCACCCAGCAGTGACCAAACGGCCATCAGAGTCAGGGCAGATCAGATATAATGGTGAGGCTGCCAACAGGTTATAAACTTCACAGCTCACCCAGAAGGCCAAGAAGGCACCAGGACAGGGTTAGAGGGGAGGGATGGGTCAGGGAAGTTGTTATGGCATAGCAGTGAAGAAAACGGGTTCAGTGGCCTTGAACAAATTATTTTgctctctgaacctctgtttcctcTCCAAATGGGGATAATACGTACCTACAGGggtgtgaggattaaagaagatAATTCGCATCACTAAATCATCTTTGATATCTCCATAAACTCCTCAAGGCAGGGCTCTCACGGCCTAGCACAAGGCCTGTACTCAGCAGGTGTTACTCCCCAACCTTTGGGGCTTCCAGCTGGGGAGAGGAGACCTTAACCGCCCCCCATCACCCCGTAGGAGCCCCTAGCCCACCTTCAGACTCACCCAGGGGACTGGTCCGACTGTGGCCCTTGCTGGCAGAGGCTTTTGTCCCAATGGCCTGGGTGGCCCCAGAAGGCCCCTCTTCCTCCCAGGCCCTGGGAGGGTGATTGGCCCTTTCCTCCTCCAGCCTCCGAAAGTCCTGGGTTGGCACCCCCAGCTGCTGCTCCACGATCCCGCCCCCcatgtttgttttggctgctgcCCCTGCTGCAGGGTTGGGGAGCcttggggatgggggaggtgggggtgggggacacaggaagggggcGGGCAGAGACAGGAAGCTGAGATGCAGTGAGGGGCTACAGTCCACGCCctgacccccagcccagccccaggagcAAAAAGGGTGAAGATCTGGAATCCTATGCAAACTCCATGTAACTAAGCATTGGGGCCACAGTTCCCCCTGAGGGGGGACCTGAGGTGCCTATGTAAATGATATGCAAAGTCCATGCAAATCAGCACGCTGGGTGGGGCCGGGCTGGGGTAAGTGAGCGTTTGGGGGGCTCACCTACCCTCACCTTTCATCGGCTTGACGACCTGCAGCTTGTCCGGCTGGCCGGAGGGAGGCCCCCACGGGAGCACTCACCTTTCTGGAGCATCTTCTGCCTCAGCTGCTGCCTGTAATGGGCGTCCTGCCAGTTGGCCAGTTGCTGGAGGACATACTTCATGTCCAGGTGCGAGGGGCCCAAGCCGCTGGCCTCCAGGGCTGACGTGACCACACTCATCCGCGTTGCCTCATCCAGCTCCGGCTCCACCTCTTCCCAGGCCTCAGCCTCCTCAGACACCAGCTCTCCCTCTTCCGTCACCCCCTCGTCAGCTGGCAGCGCCTCTTCTGTGGCCTCCAGCTCCTCCTCAGGCACCAACTCCTCCGCAGGCACGAAATCCTCAGCCCACATCAGCCCCTCCTCTGCCTCGAGCCCCTGCTCCCGCTCTCGATCTTCACGGCAGTGCAGCTCATATCTGGGCAGGGAGACAGGAAAGTCTTTCCCTAACCCCCCAAAGCCAGAGCCGCCCCTCTTCACTCCCCCAAGGCATCTCCAGCCACTGGGGCTCCTGCTCTCCGCCCCGGTCTGCACACAGACCTGATGGTTACTCCCCAGTTCTCTCCCAGCCAGGGGAGAGGGCAGCTGGGTACCAGCCTCAAGGCTTCAAACACCCAGAAGAATGGTCACCAACACTGCCTAGGCCCCGCCTTCCCCCAGTAACCCCACCCTGCTGCACGGAACAGACCAGCAGGAATAACATGCCCTCTGCCCCCCTCCTTCATTATTTAACGTTCACAACCCATCCCACATCGAGTTGCCACAGGCACAAATCCATTTTAGTAAGGCCCAGACAGGtcaagtgacctgcccaaggacacacagccagtAAAGGGATCAAGCTGGGACTCAGTCCCAGTTGTTTCCAGCTCCTAGGCCAGTGCCCATTCGCCTCTCAGCCCCTGGTCAGGTGAAGGGAAGGCTTCAGCCCCCACTTGGAGAAGCCTCAAATCAGACGGCCACCCATGGGGCAAAATTTGAAGGCAAAGGGGGCAGTTCCTTCCCAGAACAACTCTTAGCCCAGCTGGCCTGAGAGCAGGGGCTTCTCCAGGGTTGTAGGGCCACAGAACCAGCTGCAGGGGGTTGTCTGGCTGCTGATAGGTGAGGacaggtggggacttccctggtggcgcagtggttaagaatcctcttgccaatgcacgggacacgggttcaagccctggtcggggaactaagatcccacatgccgcagagcaactaagcccatgtgccacaacaactgagcctgcactctagagcccgcgagccacaactactgagcccgtgtgccacaactactgaagcccacgttcctagagcccatgctccacaacaagagaagccactgcaatgagaagcccacacactgcaacgaagagtagcccccacttgccgcaacgagagaaagcctgcgcagcaacaaagacccaacgcagccaaaaataaataatatttttttaaaaaggtgagggcagggtttccctggtggcgcagtggttgagagtctgcctgccgatgcaggggacacgggttcgtgccccggtccgggaagatcccatatgccgcggagcagctgggcccgtgagccatggccactgagcctgtgcgtccagagcctgtgctccgcaacgggagaggccacaacagtgagaggcccgcgtactacaaggaaaaaaaaaaaaaaaaaaaggtgagggcAGGTGAAGGGGGAGCCCCTGGTTGGCGTACCCCAGATCTGAGGTCTCTGGAGTCACTTCATAGTTCCTTCAACATAGAAAAGGGCCTTCACTGTCCCAAGGCAACGGGAAGCTGAAAGTGTGAATTCCCTGGGACCCCATCATGCAGAAAAATCCCAGGGAGAAATGATGCACCCAGAAcgtgtgcacagaggaaaggtgTTGAGTGGAAGGAGCCGAGGACCAatgaggcaggaggaggggcaccatgggggggaggggcggggggagggaggtcaGAGCTGGGTGGGGGGTGAACCCCCTCCCACTACCAGAAAGGCTGCTGCCTACCAGGTAGGCAAGAGTGAGTGCAGGGCAGGCAAAGTCTGGGGCCCAGAGTGCACCTTTCCATAAAAAACACAGGGTCTGAGATAATCCTCCTTATAGATGTTCTGAGCTCCTTAGTCAGGGTCTCCTGGAAATCAGGAAGCGCCTCCTATGGTGGAGAGGGGGGGCATCACCAGAAGATCCCCCCACCCATACCTCCAGGCACAGGAAAGGACTGCGGATAGACCCAGATCGCACAGAGGTAAAAGGCAGGCAGCCAGGGGGCCTCACCAGAGGTACAGTGTACGCGTAGTGGGCGACAGAGCCAGTGGACGCCGGGGCTTGCTGGCGGAGGGTCTTCACCTCCTCCTGGGCCTCAATCAGCATGCTCCCACACTCGGAGTACTTCTCCCGTAGGTCCTGCAGCTGGGACCCTGCCCACAGGCTCTGCTGGGACCCAGGCACACCCAGCCCAGACGCCTTGCCCACTCTCTCCCCAGGGGGTGGGGAAGCCTGGGCAAAGAGGCAAGAGGCCCAGACTCTAGACCCCCATAATGATGTGCAGAGTGATCCCCGGACTCCACTCCACTCAGACCCCAAATGAACTGCCacctgccaggccctgtgccagagCCTGAGGGTATATGGAAAGGGCAGACCCAGTCCCTGCTGCAAGGAGCTTGTCCTCTCAGGAGAGTCAGGCAGCTGCCCAAGGGTCCCAGGTCCCCCACGCTGGGCCAGGAGCCCAGAGGAGCCTCACCTCATCCTGGAGCTGCATCTGGATTTCCTTCTCCGAAGCCAGATGCTGCTGCAACTTCTCAGCCTCGGCCCCGTACTGGAAGGACCCAAGACCAGTGAACTTCACCCCAGACCTCCCCACTCCCGTGCACACCCTGCTTCTGGCAAGTCTTCCCAGGCTCATCGGTGAGTCTTTGGCAGCTCTTTACAAAAAGAAGTCACGTGGAATAATGCCAAAGAACGTGGGGAGTCACACGGCCTGTTTCCTGGAACACCCTGTGTCTCTCTTTGGGCTCGGTCCCCAACTTGGGACGAGGGGACAGGATGAGGCGCCCTCTGATGTCTCCTCCAACACTGACTCTGACCCAGAGAGGGGCCTTGGGCCTCTGAGctccaggggtgggggcagggagaaggaggTGTGGGTCCCATGGGGCCATGACGGGAGCAAGGAGCCCCGCACACACCCCGACGCACCGACTGGCCGCACTGCGGCAGCTTCATGACCTGGGCCCGCAGCTGGGCAACCTCCCTCTGCTGCCGTTCAGAGCTCTCCATCCTGAGTGCCAGCACCTCCGACAGCTCGGCCATCTGCTGGCTGGCCTCCgctggggaggagtggggagaggtcAGCCCTGGTTCCCCGGGCCCTCAGTCTCCCAGATGCCTCCGTCCACCTGCACCCCTCAGCTCGCGCCAAGTACCCGAGGTTCCACAGGGCTTAGCATCCCTCACTCGGGTCTtcttttcaataaacatttattgactgaCACAGAGCGGGGTGTTGGACAAGCAGTCAGCAAGACCTGGCCCCAGCCCACACTGAGCTCAAGACTAGTGTGGAGActgagggaaaaagaaatcacaatagTGCATATTATGGACTAGGATGCAGCAAGTGTAAAGGGTGCATCGGGGGTCGTAGCTGCCGCACCCAGGCCAGCCTGGCAAGGTCTGAGATGCTAGGGCCTCCCCGGGGAAATGGGGCTCGCCCAGCAGAAGGGAAGACAAGGCCCAGGCAGGGTGTGGAGAGGCCCAGAGGACACCAGGAGGGAgtggctggggcagtgggcagggccCACATCACTAGggctggggtagggagggtggggttTATCCTTTGGCCAATGGGGAGTTATTTGGGTGTTTTAGGCTGGGGAGTGACATAGATTTGACTTTAGAAAACTCCTTTGCGCTGCGTGCAGAAGGGCCTGGAAGGGTAGGAGTGGAGGCAGAGAGACCAGTTAAGAGTTGGCCTGGGCTTAGAGGCAGCTGGGGTGGGAAAAGGAAAGAGACGTGAGCCTTTCCTAGGACGTAGAAGCAACAGAATGTGGGGACTGGCTCCTACTCCGGGGGCCTGGGACCAGGGGGCGCCATTCTGGGAACCCAGGGGGAAGGAAGGCCAGATTTGGGGTGAGCCCAACAGCACGAGTTCATCTGTTGCCACCTTGAGTGTGCATCTCCCCAGCTAGGCCTGAGCTCCTCAGGGACAAACTCTGTGCCGCACTCAGCTTCATGAccacacagtgccaggcacagccTCTGCCTAATAATGCAGTgcctgaggagggagggggggcCTGGTCTCTGGCAGTTCATGGCTCCCTCCATTCCtcgctcccagccccctccctcccccttctcaaATAACAAAAGGAGACAGGCTTATCGGAGCCCCAGAGCATCCATACAGCTCTTTACAGTTTACACAAAGCACTTCCTCAGCTGTAACCCCTAGCGAGGTCAGCAGGGCCAAGATTATTAACCCCCATTCTCAAGATGAagtttcagagaggttaaggaacttgtccAAGCTAACACAGCTAGGAGGTGTCAGAGCTGTGACATGAACTCAGGTCTCCAGACTCCAAATCCCAGGTTCTTGTCTCTGCTCCTCTGGACAGCCCCCTACCCCCAGTTACAAGATCACGTACAAAACTGCTCCACACAATCCAGGATGAACATCTGTTCCTCCTCCTCAAGGTCATCAAGTTGAGAGACCTAAGGGGCAGGGGCGTCAACACCCCTGCCCACGGGCACGCCCTCTTCCCCCGTCCTCACCTCCTCTCGCAGCTGCTCATTCTCCTCCTCCAGCAGCCGCAGCCGCTCCTGCAGGGCCTCCAGCTGCGGGCAGTCGTGTGACTCTGTCAGAGGAGTCCTAGGGGAGGGAGTGATGGGAGTCAGGGTACAGGGGCTCGGGGGACGCAGTTCCCAGCCCACCCAGggctcccccaccccaggctgacTGCGGTGGTCTCAGTTAGCTCCAGCAACCCCAGTGGCAGGTACATGGTGTCCCTGTTTGcgaacaaggaaactgaggctcggagaagGGGCCGCCCAGGTGCAAAGGCAGGACACTtgcggggaattccctggtggtccagtggttaggatttggcactttcactgccgtggcccaggttcaattcctggttggggaactgagatcttgcaagctgcgtggcacagcaaaaaattaaaaaaaaaaaaaaaaaggcaggacacTCACGGATCTGAGGCTTCGCAGGGATGATCATGCCCctgctcttcttcttcctcctcctcttcttcatcctcctcgtcctcctcctcctcatcatcagaGTCTGAGTAAAGCTGAAGGAGGTCATCCCGCAGGCTCACCTGGTGTCTGAGATGTAAAATCtggcaggaggaagagaagcccTGGGTCGGGGTATGGGCAGGGGCAGGCACAGATCCCAGCACAGTGGGATGGAGGCCGGCCTGAGATACGCCTCCCgctgccctccccacccaggtACCTCCTCCCTGGCCGAGCCCAGCATGGCTTCCAGCTTGCTGTTCTCCTCCGTCAGAACACTGTTCTGTTTCACCAGGGACTGGCCAATGCGAGCTGCCGTGTTCAGGTCCCGCTCTCTCTGCAGAGGGACCCTCATCCATGGGGAATATGTTCCTGGTTTCTGGGATCTCCCAGACAGATGGGAGGAGCTAGCGTCCAGAGGAAAGCTAGGCCACTACTGGAGACCCTCTCCATCCCCTAGTTCTCCAAGGTACTAGACAAGAGCCTGCCATGAACCCACTGTGGGACCTGACTCAGTTTCCCCCTatggaaaaagagatcagaccggATGGTGCTAAGAGCTCTTGCAGCCTGGACATCCCACATCTACCTGTCTTCCATAAGAGGGACCTCCAGCTTGGCCCCCAGAGAGGTAGCCAGGCAGGAACACTCCTACCCCTACAGACATAATTAAAACGGGAGCTTGGCTAAAGCTGGGGCTGTCCCGGGTAGGGAAGGCAGCACACACCTCCTCTAGCAAACTTAACATCACTTTGACATCTTCTTGGGTGATCTTCTTGACTGGTGGGTGTAGGTCAGGACACAGCGCTGCAAGAGAAAGCGGGAAGCCGCATCAGGAAAAAGGGGGCACATGCTACCTGCCACCCTACTGTTTCCTGCCTTCAACAGCAAGGGTCAGcaacaagggagaagactgagTTCCCTTTCTGCCCCCAATATCCTCTCCATACCCCCAGTAATCAGcactcccttccctgctcccaggGCCAACTGgactcttgtttgtttgtttgattgattgtttgttttttctggagGGGCCTGGGAGGGGTAAGGAGATCCCAGCCCTACAGCTCCTGGAACCTAGGAGAATGGAGGCAGCTAGCGGAAGTACAGCGCCGACCGACTCATCACCCCTTACCCAGAGGGCAGCCTTGGCCAGCTCACTGGAGCATCACGGGTCATAAAAACAGACGCAGTCACCCACCCTGCACCTGTTGcgtgaggagaggaggaggagacttCTCCAGCACTGGGGTAGGGGCCACCTGAGCCTCTAGACCCAATCAGGAGAGCCCCAGCGACCCAGGAGCAGgtaggagggaagaggagaggcagCATCTGTCTGAGGCTCCGCCCACCCCC
Above is a genomic segment from Mesoplodon densirostris isolate mMesDen1 chromosome 18, mMesDen1 primary haplotype, whole genome shotgun sequence containing:
- the HAP1 gene encoding LOW QUALITY PROTEIN: huntingtin-associated protein 1 (The sequence of the model RefSeq protein was modified relative to this genomic sequence to represent the inferred CDS: deleted 1 base in 1 codon) — translated: MRPKELGQGSAGDWPGPGDPAAVTPAPPPAANPAPEPSAELEPAPVQVPAAGQAAGSGSATVSGPSAGARPASRAGSEAGVQRASAFSAVQGNAQSVPDNSDAPWTRFIFQGPFGPRAAGLGTEKAAGIWKTPAAYVGRRPGVSDPERAAFIRELEEALCPDLHPPVKKITQEDVKVMLSLLEELLPSVWEIPEPGTYSPWMRVPLQRERDLNTAARIGQSLVKQNSVLTEENSKLEAMLGSAREEILHLRHQVSLRDDLLQLYSDSDDEEEEDEEDEEEEEEEEEQGHDHPCEASDPTPLTESHDCPQLEALQERLRLLEEENEQLREEVSQLDDLEEEEQMFILDCVEQFSEASQQMAELSEVLALRMESSERQQREVAQLRAQVMKLPQCGQSYGAEAEKLQQHLASEKEIQMQLQDEEALPDFQETLTKELRTSIRRIISDPVFFMERNYEVTPETSDLGYELHCREDREREQGLEAEEGLMWAEDFVPAEELVPEEELEATEEALPADEGVTEEGELVSEEAEAWEEVEPELDEATRMSVVTSALEASGLGPSHLDMKYVLQQLANWQDAHYRQQLRQKMLQKGECSRGGLPPASRTSCRSSSR